A genomic segment from Bradyrhizobium sp. ISRA430 encodes:
- a CDS encoding PLP-dependent aminotransferase family protein gives MTSSFDFAPLFPPGLPAPTARWTGLAKYSFVGGNNDPEQVPVDRLVEAVDAVLRREGRTLATYGLAHGPQGYLPLREFLVTKLKRDAGIACTVDDLLIVSGSLQALDLVNHTLLARGDTVIVEQETYQGSLNRLTRLGVNTIGIPLDEDGMRMDVLATTLADLKSRGIRPKYIYTIPTVQNPTGSIMPESRRAELLRLSAEYGVPVFEDDCYADLVWSGQRPPAIHAMSPRGGVIHIGSFSKSIAPALRVGFIVAPWEVMSRMLSLKTDAGSGALEQMVLAEYCKPHFATHVPALTKALRTKLDTLMEALNEQFGTAAEFEEPKGGIFLWVKLPDQVDTLKLYQAALAAGVSINPGPEWSTDKGHSRPRLRLCFASPTHQQIREGVAVLAEVCRKEFGVPSRSANVEKARA, from the coding sequence ATGACGTCCAGCTTCGATTTCGCGCCCCTGTTTCCGCCGGGGCTGCCGGCCCCCACTGCGCGCTGGACGGGCCTTGCCAAATACAGCTTTGTCGGCGGCAACAATGATCCCGAGCAGGTGCCCGTCGATCGACTGGTCGAGGCGGTCGACGCGGTGTTGCGGCGCGAGGGCCGGACGCTTGCGACCTACGGCCTGGCGCACGGGCCCCAGGGCTATCTGCCCTTGCGCGAATTCCTGGTGACAAAGCTCAAGCGCGATGCCGGCATCGCCTGCACCGTCGACGATCTCCTGATCGTCTCGGGGTCCCTGCAGGCGCTCGACCTCGTCAACCACACGCTGCTCGCGCGCGGCGACACCGTGATCGTGGAGCAGGAGACCTATCAGGGCTCGCTCAACCGCCTGACGCGGCTCGGGGTCAATACGATCGGCATCCCGCTCGACGAAGACGGCATGCGCATGGACGTGCTGGCCACGACATTGGCCGACCTCAAGAGCCGCGGCATCCGACCGAAATACATCTACACCATTCCGACCGTGCAGAACCCGACCGGCAGCATCATGCCCGAAAGCCGACGTGCCGAACTGCTGCGGTTGTCGGCCGAGTACGGCGTGCCGGTCTTCGAGGACGATTGCTACGCCGACCTCGTATGGTCGGGGCAGCGCCCCCCCGCGATCCACGCGATGAGCCCCAGGGGCGGCGTGATCCATATCGGTTCGTTCTCGAAATCGATCGCGCCGGCGCTGCGCGTCGGCTTCATCGTCGCCCCCTGGGAGGTGATGTCGCGGATGCTGTCGCTGAAGACGGATGCCGGCTCCGGCGCGCTGGAGCAGATGGTGCTCGCCGAATATTGCAAGCCGCATTTCGCAACCCACGTGCCGGCACTGACGAAAGCACTGCGCACCAAGCTTGATACGTTGATGGAGGCCCTGAACGAGCAGTTCGGGACGGCCGCGGAATTCGAGGAGCCGAAGGGCGGCATCTTCCTGTGGGTGAAGCTGCCGGACCAGGTCGATACGCTAAAACTGTATCAGGCCGCGCTTGCCGCCGGAGTCTCGATCAATCCAGGGCCGGAATGGTCGACCGACAAGGGCCATTCGCGCCCGCGCCTGCGGCTATGCTTTGCCAGCCCGACGCATCAACAGATCCGCGAAGGCGTCGCCGTTTTGGCCGAGGTCTGCCGCAAGGAGTTCGGCGTGCCCTCGCGCAGCGCCAATGTGGAGAAGGCGCGCGCCTAA
- a CDS encoding cation:proton antiporter, with the protein MHELIRDITLCILFAWMLGLLAHFSRQPLILAYLIAGFCIGPFGAGWVKSQESIAVISELGLIFMLFMIGLEIDLKKIVRAGRVILFAAGGQLLGGCLLGILFFVGIGLSLGGGHFDALYLCVACALSSTVIIVKVLYEKRELDTLPGRITLGVLVLQDIFAILFLAVQPSLANLQVSVILLSIGRVAVLVAAALLISRYVLPRLFHQIARRPELILLGALAWCFLVAETAERLSLSREMGALIAGVSLSTFPYALDVTAKVTTLRDFFITLFFVALGMTIPVPGLSVIGLAVMIAAFTVVSRIITTFAPLYLMKQGLRASLLPAINLAQISEFSLVVIQTGVADHHIAPETANAASFAFVVLAVLSTFVMVRSDEITRWAIGPLKRIGLRDLDDGHAHAEEGHGGGHGEARRIVILGFFRAASALLAEIERQAPVLLEQITVVDFNPNVYQTLLSRGLHVIYGDISNVDTLVHAGVAKSEMIILSVPDSLLKGATNEKLVRHVRALNPNALVVATADLLADVGELYKAGASYVTVTRLSDAHELFTVIEAAQAGLLTDKRAELEVRLSERREVLP; encoded by the coding sequence ATGCACGAGCTCATTCGCGACATCACTCTCTGTATTCTGTTTGCCTGGATGCTGGGCCTTTTGGCCCATTTTTCACGGCAACCGTTGATCCTGGCCTACCTTATCGCCGGCTTCTGCATTGGTCCATTCGGCGCCGGCTGGGTCAAGTCGCAGGAATCGATCGCCGTCATCTCCGAGCTTGGCCTGATCTTCATGCTGTTCATGATCGGGCTGGAGATCGACCTTAAGAAGATCGTGCGGGCAGGGCGGGTGATCCTGTTCGCGGCCGGGGGCCAGCTCCTCGGCGGCTGCCTGCTCGGCATCCTATTCTTCGTCGGCATCGGCCTGTCGCTCGGGGGCGGGCATTTCGATGCGCTCTATCTCTGCGTCGCCTGCGCGCTCTCCAGCACAGTCATCATCGTCAAGGTGCTCTACGAGAAGCGCGAGCTCGACACGCTGCCCGGCCGCATCACGCTCGGCGTCCTGGTGCTCCAGGACATCTTCGCCATCCTGTTCCTGGCGGTGCAGCCGAGCCTCGCCAATCTGCAGGTCAGCGTCATCCTGCTCTCGATCGGCCGCGTCGCCGTGCTGGTCGCGGCCGCGCTCCTGATCAGCCGCTATGTGCTGCCGCGGCTATTCCACCAGATCGCCCGCCGGCCCGAGCTGATCCTGCTCGGCGCGCTCGCCTGGTGCTTCCTGGTCGCCGAGACCGCGGAGCGGCTGTCGCTGTCGCGCGAGATGGGCGCCCTGATCGCCGGCGTCTCGCTCTCGACCTTCCCCTATGCGCTCGACGTCACGGCCAAGGTCACGACGCTCCGCGACTTCTTCATCACCCTGTTCTTCGTTGCGCTCGGCATGACCATTCCGGTGCCGGGGCTCTCCGTCATCGGGCTCGCTGTGATGATCGCGGCCTTCACGGTGGTGAGCCGCATCATCACCACCTTCGCGCCGCTCTATCTGATGAAGCAGGGGCTGCGCGCGAGCCTGCTGCCGGCGATCAACCTGGCGCAGATCTCCGAGTTCTCGCTCGTGGTGATCCAGACTGGCGTCGCCGACCACCATATCGCGCCGGAGACGGCGAACGCGGCCTCGTTCGCCTTCGTGGTGCTGGCCGTGCTCTCGACCTTCGTGATGGTGCGCAGCGACGAGATCACCCGCTGGGCGATCGGCCCGTTGAAGCGGATCGGCCTGCGCGACCTCGATGACGGCCACGCGCACGCCGAAGAGGGGCATGGGGGCGGACACGGCGAGGCCCGCCGTATCGTCATCCTCGGCTTTTTCCGCGCGGCGAGCGCGCTGCTGGCGGAGATCGAGCGACAGGCGCCCGTGCTGCTGGAGCAGATCACGGTCGTGGATTTCAACCCCAATGTGTACCAGACGCTGCTTTCGCGCGGCCTGCACGTGATCTATGGCGACATCAGCAACGTCGATACGCTGGTCCATGCCGGCGTCGCCAAATCCGAGATGATCATCCTCAGCGTGCCGGATTCGCTCCTGAAAGGTGCAACCAACGAGAAGCTGGTCCGCCACGTCCGCGCGCTCAACCCGAACGCCCTGGTCGTGGCGACCGCCGATCTGCTGGCCGATGTCGGCGAGCTCTACAAGGCCGGCGCCAGCTACGTCACGGTAACCCGGCTTAGCGACGCCCATGAGCTGTTCACGGTGATCGAGGCCGCCCAGGCCGGCCTGTTGACCGACAAGCGCGCGGAGCTCGAGGTAAGGCTCAGCGAGCGGCGCGAAGTGCTGCCCTGA
- a CDS encoding helix-turn-helix domain-containing protein, with product MLDEVVEFAGEVLPGGRAAPPYSETAFLAELGDRLRSSRLRCELSRRELARRSGISERYIAQIEAGKGNVSIVLLLRLASAIHGSQPQAA from the coding sequence ATGCTGGATGAAGTCGTCGAGTTCGCGGGCGAGGTGCTGCCGGGCGGCCGCGCCGCGCCGCCTTATTCCGAGACCGCGTTCCTGGCCGAGTTGGGCGACCGGCTCCGGTCATCGCGCCTGCGCTGCGAGCTGTCGCGCCGCGAGCTTGCCCGCAGATCGGGGATTTCCGAGCGCTACATCGCTCAGATCGAGGCCGGCAAGGGCAACGTTTCGATCGTGCTGTTGCTGCGGCTGGCCTCCGCGATTCACGGCAGCCAGCCCCAGGCGGCCTGA
- a CDS encoding nitronate monooxygenase family protein gives MKTAITELFGIEHPIIQGGMHFVGFAELASAVSNAGGLGIITGLTQKTPELLAKEIARCRDMTDKPFGVNLTFLPTFAAPPYPEYIAAVVEGGVKIVETAGRSPEQYMPAMKAAGIKVIHKCTSVRHSLKAERIGCDAVSVDGFECGGHPGEDDIPNMILLPRAAEELKIPFVASGGMADGRSLVAALSLGAAGMNMGTRFIATKEAPVHQNVKNALVAATELDTRLIMRALRNTERVLKNANVDRLLEIEREKGDKLKIHDIHDQVAGVYPKIMIEGAMDAGAWSCGMVAGLIRDVPSCKELVDRIMDEAETIIRNRLMGFLDGAATARKVA, from the coding sequence GTGAAGACTGCGATCACCGAACTGTTCGGCATCGAGCACCCCATCATCCAGGGCGGCATGCATTTCGTCGGCTTTGCGGAGCTTGCCTCCGCTGTCTCCAACGCCGGCGGGCTCGGCATCATCACCGGACTCACGCAGAAGACGCCGGAATTGCTCGCCAAGGAGATCGCGCGCTGCCGCGACATGACCGACAAGCCGTTCGGCGTGAACCTCACCTTCCTGCCGACCTTCGCGGCGCCGCCCTATCCGGAATATATCGCCGCCGTCGTCGAGGGCGGGGTCAAGATCGTGGAGACCGCGGGCCGCAGTCCCGAACAATACATGCCGGCGATGAAGGCGGCCGGCATCAAGGTCATCCACAAATGCACCTCGGTGCGCCACTCGCTCAAGGCCGAGCGGATCGGCTGTGATGCCGTCAGCGTCGATGGTTTCGAGTGCGGTGGTCATCCCGGTGAAGACGACATCCCGAACATGATTCTGCTGCCGCGCGCAGCAGAAGAGTTGAAGATCCCGTTCGTCGCCTCCGGCGGCATGGCCGACGGGCGCAGCCTCGTCGCCGCATTGTCGCTGGGCGCGGCCGGCATGAACATGGGCACGCGCTTCATCGCCACCAAGGAAGCACCGGTGCACCAGAACGTGAAGAACGCACTGGTCGCGGCCACCGAGCTCGACACCCGCCTGATCATGCGCGCGCTGCGCAACACCGAGCGTGTGCTGAAGAACGCCAATGTCGATCGCCTGCTCGAGATCGAGCGCGAGAAAGGCGATAAACTCAAGATCCACGACATCCACGATCAAGTCGCGGGCGTCTATCCAAAGATCATGATCGAGGGCGCGATGGATGCCGGCGCCTGGAGCTGCGGCATGGTCGCAGGGCTCATCCGTGACGTTCCCTCCTGCAAGGAACTCGTCGATCGCATCATGGACGAGGCGGAAACCATCATCCGCAACCGCCTGATGGGGTTCCTGGACGGGGCGGCTACCGCGCGAAAGGTCGCCTGA
- a CDS encoding helix-turn-helix domain-containing protein, protein MKWDTLEEEPCSLARTVAVVGDRWTLLILRECFLRVRRFEGFQSALQITRHLLSERLKKLVRFGILRRIPYSEAPKRYEYILTQKGLDLYPIIMAMVHWGDIHMGDERGRPLLHEHKGCGKLFDPVMVCSECGEVLHAKQVHVHAGPGRRGAAG, encoded by the coding sequence ATGAAATGGGACACGCTCGAGGAAGAGCCCTGCTCGCTGGCCCGCACCGTCGCTGTGGTCGGTGACCGCTGGACGCTTCTGATCCTGCGCGAGTGCTTCCTGCGGGTGCGCCGTTTCGAGGGTTTCCAGTCCGCGCTCCAGATCACGCGGCATTTGCTCTCGGAGCGGCTGAAGAAGCTGGTCCGCTTCGGTATCCTGCGTCGCATCCCCTATTCGGAGGCGCCCAAGCGCTACGAGTACATCCTCACGCAAAAGGGACTCGACCTCTATCCGATCATCATGGCGATGGTGCATTGGGGCGACATCCACATGGGTGACGAGCGCGGCCGCCCGCTGCTGCACGAGCACAAGGGCTGCGGCAAGCTGTTCGATCCCGTGATGGTGTGCTCCGAATGCGGCGAGGTGCTGCACGCCAAGCAGGTGCATGTGCATGCGGGGCCGGGACGAAGGGGGGCGGCGGGTTGA
- a CDS encoding aldo/keto reductase translates to MDNLKTQGISMPKLGLGTFRMQGDACRAAVESALSLGYRHIDTAEMYANEEPIGAAIAGARVPRDELHVTTKVWHENLTPDAIRRAFDASLKKLRLDHVDLYLVHWPSSAANWGAVFETLMKLKEEGRTRAIGVANFTTALLKAAVEDIRAPIACNQVEYHAMLDQSKVLAYLAAKSIPLVAYCPLAQGRFASDPVLSEIGAKHNATAAQVALKWLVDQDGVAAIPKASRRESQKANLDALKITLDDADRRKIAALPKDRRCVDPGFAPAWD, encoded by the coding sequence ATGGACAATCTGAAGACCCAGGGCATCAGCATGCCCAAGCTCGGCCTCGGCACCTTCCGCATGCAGGGCGATGCCTGCCGCGCCGCGGTTGAGAGCGCGCTGTCGCTCGGCTATCGCCATATCGACACCGCGGAGATGTATGCAAATGAGGAGCCGATCGGCGCCGCGATCGCCGGCGCCCGCGTGCCGCGCGATGAGCTGCATGTCACAACCAAAGTCTGGCATGAAAATCTGACCCCCGACGCGATCCGCCGGGCCTTCGACGCCAGCCTGAAAAAACTCCGGCTCGACCATGTCGACCTCTACCTCGTGCATTGGCCGTCCAGCGCCGCGAACTGGGGCGCGGTGTTCGAAACGCTGATGAAGCTGAAGGAGGAAGGTCGTACGCGAGCCATTGGCGTCGCCAATTTCACCACTGCGCTGCTGAAGGCCGCCGTCGAGGACATCAGGGCCCCGATCGCCTGCAACCAGGTCGAATATCACGCGATGCTCGATCAATCGAAGGTGTTGGCCTATCTCGCAGCCAAGTCGATTCCGCTGGTTGCTTATTGCCCGCTGGCGCAGGGGCGCTTCGCGTCGGATCCGGTGCTGAGCGAGATCGGCGCCAAGCACAATGCGACCGCCGCGCAGGTGGCGCTGAAATGGCTGGTCGACCAGGACGGTGTCGCTGCGATCCCCAAGGCATCCCGGCGCGAGAGCCAAAAGGCCAATCTCGACGCGTTGAAAATCACGCTCGACGATGCCGACCGCCGAAAGATCGCCGCGCTGCCGAAGGACAGGCGCTGCGTCGATCCGGGCTTCGCACCGGCCTGGGACTAG
- a CDS encoding SDR family oxidoreductase: MPKRNATAAVIGAGDYIGAEIAKKFAAEGFSIFAGRRNGDKLAPLVRDVEAAGGEIHARSLDARKEEEIISFLNDADKHAPLEVCIFNVGANVNFPILDTTERVFRKVWEMACYSGFLAGREATRLMLPRGGGNIFFTGATASLRGGSGFAAFASAKFGLRAVAQAMARELGPKNIHVAHLIIDSGVDTEWVRQRRLEALGPNALDNPDLLMPPSSVANAYWQLYQQPKSAWTFEMEIRPFGEKW, from the coding sequence TTGCCCAAGCGAAACGCCACAGCCGCCGTCATCGGCGCCGGCGACTACATCGGTGCCGAGATTGCCAAGAAGTTCGCCGCAGAGGGCTTTTCGATCTTCGCCGGCCGCCGCAACGGCGACAAGCTCGCGCCGCTGGTGAGGGATGTCGAGGCCGCCGGCGGCGAGATCCACGCTCGCTCGCTGGACGCGCGGAAGGAAGAGGAGATCATCTCCTTTCTCAACGATGCCGACAAGCATGCGCCCCTCGAGGTCTGCATCTTCAACGTCGGCGCCAACGTCAATTTCCCGATCCTCGACACCACCGAACGCGTATTCCGGAAAGTGTGGGAGATGGCCTGCTATTCCGGCTTTCTCGCCGGCCGCGAGGCAACGCGGTTGATGCTGCCGCGCGGCGGCGGCAACATCTTCTTCACCGGAGCCACCGCCTCCTTGCGCGGTGGTAGCGGCTTTGCCGCTTTCGCCAGCGCCAAGTTCGGCCTTCGTGCAGTGGCGCAGGCGATGGCGCGCGAATTGGGACCGAAGAACATTCACGTCGCCCATCTCATCATCGATTCCGGGGTCGACACCGAATGGGTGCGGCAGCGCAGGCTCGAGGCGCTCGGCCCCAACGCACTCGACAATCCCGACCTCCTGATGCCGCCGTCGTCGGTCGCGAACGCCTATTGGCAGCTCTATCAGCAGCCGAAAAGCGCCTGGACCTTCGAGATGGAGATCCGCCCCTTCGGAGAGAAATGGTGA
- the ribB gene encoding 3,4-dihydroxy-2-butanone-4-phosphate synthase: MPDTVQEVLQAFARGELVVVTDDEDREGEGDLIVAASLCTAEKMAFIIRHTSGIVCAPVTTEDARRLRLDPMVAHNDSAHTTAFTVSIDYKPDGGTGISAEERASCCRALANPNVGANDFARPGHIFPLIAKDGGVLLRSGHTEAAVDLCKLSGLPPVGVISELMNDDGSVMKGEQVARFAARNKLKHVTIADLIAYRQAREKLIERVATFVTESPIGPLQGYAYRSPFDSIAHVAFVYNGVGDGRNVLTRFHKPNIVKDIFTGHKRMAAVLEHFKKSGRGVLVYLRDGAAGVPVEPLPDETSAEADRNRQWREVGVGAQILRDLGVTSIRHLTSSVHDYKGLSGFGIEIVANEQLET; this comes from the coding sequence ATGCCCGATACCGTTCAGGAAGTTTTGCAGGCCTTTGCCCGGGGCGAGCTCGTCGTCGTCACCGACGATGAGGACCGTGAGGGCGAGGGCGATCTGATCGTCGCTGCCTCGCTATGCACCGCTGAGAAGATGGCGTTCATCATCCGCCACACCTCCGGCATCGTCTGCGCGCCTGTTACCACCGAGGACGCGCGCCGCCTGCGGCTCGACCCGATGGTCGCCCACAACGACTCCGCCCACACCACCGCGTTCACGGTCTCGATCGACTACAAGCCCGACGGCGGCACCGGTATCTCGGCGGAGGAACGCGCCTCGTGCTGCCGCGCGCTCGCCAATCCCAACGTTGGCGCCAACGACTTTGCCCGTCCGGGCCACATCTTCCCGCTGATCGCCAAGGACGGCGGCGTGCTCTTGCGCTCCGGCCATACCGAGGCCGCGGTCGATCTCTGCAAGCTCTCGGGGCTTCCGCCGGTCGGCGTGATCAGCGAGCTGATGAACGACGACGGCAGCGTGATGAAGGGCGAGCAGGTTGCGCGCTTCGCCGCCCGGAACAAGCTCAAGCACGTCACCATCGCGGATCTGATCGCATACCGTCAGGCGCGCGAAAAACTGATCGAGCGGGTCGCGACCTTCGTCACCGAAAGCCCGATCGGCCCCTTGCAGGGCTATGCCTACCGTTCGCCCTTCGATTCCATCGCTCACGTCGCCTTCGTCTATAATGGGGTCGGCGACGGCAGGAACGTGCTGACGCGCTTCCACAAGCCGAACATCGTCAAGGACATTTTCACCGGCCACAAGCGCATGGCGGCCGTGCTCGAGCATTTCAAGAAGTCGGGTCGCGGCGTGCTGGTGTACTTGCGCGATGGCGCGGCCGGTGTCCCTGTCGAGCCGCTGCCGGACGAGACCTCGGCGGAGGCGGACCGCAACCGGCAGTGGCGCGAGGTCGGCGTCGGCGCACAGATCCTGCGCGATCTCGGCGTCACCTCGATCCGGCATCTCACCTCCTCGGTGCATGACTACAAGGGCCTGTCCGGCTTCGGGATCGAGATCGTTGCGAACGAACAGCTCGAGACCTGA
- a CDS encoding acyl-CoA dehydrogenase — MSVRPQAKDKPAAASFQWDDPFLLDEQLTEDERMVRDTARAYAQDKLLPRVTKAYLEEKTDREIFNEMGELGLIGITLPEEYGCANASYVAYGLVAREIERVDSGYRSMNSVQSSLVMYPIYAYGDESQRKKYLPKLASGEWVGCFGLTEPDAGSDPAGMKTRAERVSDGYRLTGSKMWISNAPIADVFVVWAKSAEHDNQIRGFVLEKGMKGLSAPKIGGKLSLRASITGEVVMDGVVVPESALLPNVCGLKGPFGCLNRARYGISWGALGAAEDCMHRARQYTLDRKQFGKPLAATQLVQKKLADMETEIALGLQASLRVGRLMDEGKFAPEMISIVKRNNCGKALDIARQARDMHGGNGISIEYQVMRHVHNLETVNTYEGTHDVHALILGRAITGIQAFF; from the coding sequence ATGAGCGTGCGCCCTCAGGCCAAGGACAAGCCGGCTGCGGCTTCTTTCCAGTGGGACGATCCGTTCCTGCTCGATGAACAGCTCACCGAAGACGAGCGTATGGTGCGCGACACCGCGCGCGCCTATGCGCAGGACAAGCTGCTGCCGCGCGTCACCAAGGCCTATCTGGAAGAGAAAACCGACCGCGAGATCTTCAACGAAATGGGTGAGCTCGGCCTGATCGGCATCACGCTGCCGGAGGAATATGGCTGCGCCAATGCGAGCTATGTCGCCTATGGCCTCGTCGCGCGCGAGATCGAGCGGGTCGATTCCGGCTATCGCTCCATGAACTCGGTGCAGTCCTCGCTGGTGATGTATCCGATCTACGCCTATGGCGACGAGAGCCAGCGCAAGAAGTACCTGCCGAAGCTCGCCAGCGGCGAGTGGGTCGGCTGCTTCGGCCTCACCGAGCCGGACGCCGGCTCCGACCCGGCCGGGATGAAGACCCGCGCCGAGAGGGTTTCGGACGGCTATCGCCTGACCGGCAGCAAGATGTGGATCTCGAACGCGCCGATCGCCGACGTGTTCGTGGTCTGGGCCAAGTCGGCCGAGCACGACAACCAGATCCGCGGCTTCGTGCTGGAGAAGGGCATGAAGGGCCTCTCTGCCCCGAAGATCGGCGGCAAGCTGTCCTTGCGCGCCTCCATCACCGGCGAAGTCGTGATGGACGGCGTCGTGGTTCCCGAGAGCGCGCTGCTGCCCAACGTATGCGGTCTGAAGGGCCCGTTCGGCTGCCTCAACCGCGCCCGCTACGGCATCTCCTGGGGCGCGCTTGGCGCCGCAGAGGACTGCATGCATCGCGCCCGCCAGTACACGCTCGACCGCAAGCAGTTCGGCAAGCCGCTTGCCGCGACCCAGCTCGTGCAGAAGAAGCTCGCCGACATGGAGACCGAGATCGCGCTGGGCCTGCAGGCTTCATTGCGCGTCGGCCGGCTGATGGACGAGGGCAAGTTCGCGCCTGAAATGATCTCGATCGTCAAGCGCAACAATTGCGGCAAGGCGCTCGACATCGCCCGCCAGGCGCGCGACATGCACGGCGGTAACGGCATCTCGATCGAGTACCAGGTGATGCGGCACGTCCATAACCTCGAGACGGTCAACACCTACGAGGGCACCCACGACGTCCACGCCCTGATCCTCGGCCGCGCCATCACGGGCATTCAGGCGTTTTTCTGA
- a CDS encoding alkaline phosphatase D family protein — MATLRASRAWTRRQFLVRSTSSLAITSLGTLAKPYISRAADRPQIAGGIQSGDVSDGSAVVWARADRPARMQVEYSTVESFRTIMATASGDALPDTDFTSRLLLSDLPPGQDIFYRVRFDDIATGVAGEARIGHFRTAPAAGRSISFVWSGDTAGQGWGIDISRGGYRSYRTMLDNHPDFFIHSGDHIYADCTIPSELKLPNGETWRNVVTEEKSEVAHTLAQFRGNYKYNHLDEHFRAFHAQVPMFAQWDDHEVTNDWSPTGSYDDAGFDADGTPRLVARARRAFFDFMPIRGIGARQGRIYRRIGYGPLLDIFMIDMRSFRDDTWNRGDDHRGWILGAEQLAWLKHELASSRATWKVIAADLPIGLISLDAVALGDGPPDRREHEIADLLASIKRAGVRNVVWLTADMHYTAAHYYDPGKAQFSEFEPFWEFVSGPLHAGTWAPGELDNTFGPVAMYQNGCSVAQGENLAPCFGLQFFGRVDIDGDTAVMTVTLKDVDNRDLWSVDIVPQPQARPAVLAQHS; from the coding sequence ATGGCAACGCTCCGCGCCTCGCGCGCATGGACCCGGCGGCAGTTCCTGGTCCGCTCCACCTCCAGCCTCGCCATCACCTCGCTCGGCACGCTCGCGAAGCCCTATATCAGCCGCGCTGCCGACCGCCCGCAGATTGCGGGTGGCATCCAGTCCGGTGACGTGTCGGATGGCTCTGCCGTGGTCTGGGCGCGCGCCGACCGCCCCGCGCGCATGCAGGTCGAGTATTCGACCGTGGAAAGCTTCAGGACAATCATGGCGACCGCGTCAGGCGACGCGTTGCCGGATACCGATTTCACCTCGAGGCTTCTGCTGAGCGACCTGCCGCCAGGGCAGGACATCTTCTATCGCGTGCGCTTCGACGACATCGCGACCGGCGTTGCCGGCGAAGCCCGCATCGGCCATTTCCGCACCGCGCCGGCCGCGGGCCGGTCGATCTCGTTCGTGTGGTCGGGCGACACGGCGGGGCAGGGCTGGGGCATCGATATTTCGCGCGGCGGCTATCGCAGCTATCGCACCATGCTCGACAATCACCCGGACTTCTTCATCCACTCGGGCGATCACATCTACGCCGACTGCACCATTCCGTCCGAATTGAAGCTGCCGAATGGTGAGACCTGGCGCAACGTCGTCACCGAGGAAAAATCCGAGGTCGCGCACACGCTGGCGCAGTTTCGCGGCAACTACAAATACAATCACCTCGACGAGCATTTTCGCGCCTTCCACGCGCAGGTGCCGATGTTCGCGCAATGGGACGATCACGAGGTCACCAACGACTGGTCGCCGACCGGCAGCTACGATGACGCCGGCTTTGATGCCGACGGCACGCCGCGCCTGGTCGCGCGCGCCCGCCGCGCCTTCTTCGATTTCATGCCGATCCGCGGCATCGGCGCGCGGCAGGGCCGGATCTATCGCCGCATCGGTTACGGGCCGCTGCTCGACATCTTCATGATCGACATGCGCAGTTTTCGCGACGACACCTGGAACAGAGGCGACGACCATCGCGGCTGGATTCTTGGCGCCGAGCAGCTCGCGTGGCTGAAGCACGAGTTGGCTTCTTCGCGTGCGACCTGGAAGGTGATCGCGGCTGACCTGCCGATCGGCCTGATCAGCCTCGATGCGGTCGCTCTCGGCGATGGGCCACCTGACCGGCGCGAGCACGAGATCGCCGATCTGCTTGCGTCCATCAAACGCGCCGGCGTTCGCAACGTCGTCTGGCTCACGGCCGATATGCACTACACCGCGGCGCACTACTACGATCCGGGCAAGGCGCAATTCAGCGAATTCGAGCCGTTCTGGGAGTTCGTCTCCGGCCCGCTGCATGCCGGTACCTGGGCGCCGGGCGAGCTCGACAACACGTTTGGCCCGGTCGCGATGTACCAGAACGGATGCAGCGTAGCGCAGGGCGAGAACCTGGCGCCCTGCTTCGGACTCCAATTCTTCGGCCGCGTCGACATCGATGGCGATACCGCAGTGATGACCGTGACGCTGAAGGACGTCGACAACCGCGACCTCTGGTCGGTCGACATCGTGCCGCAGCCGCAAGCGCGTCCAGCCGTGCTGGCGCAGCATTCGTGA
- a CDS encoding DUF3124 domain-containing protein encodes MRMALAAAILLCPIVSAPLATAQPKINLDKVNLEQSFADSLTALPKEELSVSGGFYVPAYSSVAMSQGKLRVDFSVTLSVHNASETQPLVVKRIAYFDTAGKQVESYLKAPVALKPLATVSIFIPTDDVRGGTGANFIVDWAATSEIAEPVVEALMVGGVANAHYAFVSQGRPTRTASKK; translated from the coding sequence ATGCGAATGGCGTTAGCCGCTGCAATCCTGCTATGTCCAATCGTCTCCGCGCCCCTGGCAACCGCTCAGCCCAAGATCAATCTCGACAAGGTGAATCTCGAGCAGAGCTTTGCCGATTCGCTCACCGCGCTGCCGAAGGAGGAACTCAGTGTCTCCGGCGGCTTCTACGTGCCGGCCTATTCCAGCGTCGCGATGAGCCAGGGCAAGCTGCGCGTCGACTTCTCGGTGACGTTGAGCGTCCACAACGCCTCAGAAACCCAGCCGCTGGTCGTCAAACGCATCGCCTATTTCGACACCGCAGGCAAGCAGGTCGAGAGCTATCTGAAGGCGCCGGTCGCACTGAAGCCGCTCGCCACAGTCTCGATCTTCATTCCCACCGACGACGTACGTGGCGGGACCGGGGCCAATTTCATCGTCGACTGGGCCGCCACCAGCGAGATCGCCGAGCCGGTCGTCGAAGCCTTGATGGTTGGCGGCGTCGCCAACGCGCATTACGCTTTCGTCAGCCAAGGACGTCCGACCCGGACGGCCAGCAAGAAGTAA